Genomic window (Nymphaea colorata isolate Beijing-Zhang1983 chromosome 1, ASM883128v2, whole genome shotgun sequence):
TTGTGCATATCAGCATCATCACTAAAAGTAAGCTGGTGGATGCAATGAGCTCCTTTGAGCTTCTTGAGAAGCCATAGTCCAGAGTTGAACAAAGTGTTTGAGCTGTATAAATATCCAAGGTGGGGACCAGAAATTGACATGTAAGTGTGTAGGTATTTTAGATATGGCTCCATTACCGGCTCTGTATAACCACAAAATTTCCAAATTGTCAAATTCTTACACACCCCAAGACCAATGAAGTGTGGCCATATGAAATGCAACATTCAATAAGGAAAGAACATGACCAAGAATATCTGAGGTTTGAGGTTTCTATATTAGAGAGATCTGAGGTTTCTATGCCTTTCACGTATGCAACATGACAATAAGTTAAAATTTAGTGGAAAGTAATTCCTGATCAAATAAGATTGCACATACACAGTGACTGCAGCTTTTGAAATTAGCAATTGTACCAAGTTCTGAATACCAACAATAGCACAAACGTTAAAACATCCTTATACACAAAGTGGAGAACCACCAATTTAAAGGCCCAGATGATTTTTCCTATAAGCTTCTATCTGGCAGAGGAAGGCAaattagaaatttcaaaaaataggATCAACAAGAAACATCTGCTAGCACAAAAGCTTGAACATTCAGGAAAGAAGCATCGTCTCTAAATCTTGGGAATCAATTCTGACATCCCATGTCTTGGCAAGGAGAAGGGTTAACGGGATGGTGCAATTGAGCAGGTGAAGAAAACAGTGACCACCATAtataaacaagaacaaaaactCAAACCTGTTATGGCACTTCTAAGAATGAGGTTTCCTATGGAATGCCCAACAAAGCTCAGCTTGACACATTTGTATGTTCCAGATCTtgcttccattttcttcttcaggAAACGAGCCACTTCTTCTGCCAGCCTTTCACCCATTTCCCTGAAGTCTCCCGTTGTTCTATCCTCATTCACCTCTGACATGAGACATTCTGCTCCAGGATCTATCAACAGCCATTGGTTCCGAACAAGCCGTAAATCCAGATGATGCCCCTACTTATCAGTAACTTGAGTAAGAAAGAGTACCAACTGATTTGATTTGTGCAACCATGTAAATAACATAACTCAAGCAAGCCAAATATTGTACAAGTTCACAAATAAATTGGATTAACTCATGGTGAGAGTATAGTTCAAGCGAAGGTGCAAACTTCCAATTTTCATATGATCAAGCTGCATCAGTTCGGAGGCATATGAAAGGAGCACCAAACTGACTGCTGCAGGATGCATATAAGAACTTGGAATAACTTACTAGAATTTGTGATTGAACCTCTTCTGCACTATATATCAGGCTGACACACTTGATTTAGTGACCGAATTTCAAAAAATCACTGGTTTCCAATACCTGATTAATCTTTTGTTTAACTTTTACATTGGGTCCGATGTTCTCTTGCTCTTAGCAACATTTCCAAGTTTCCACCACTCGTTTCTAAATTACAATTCAGAAATTGTGGGCTATGTTGCATAGACACGGACATGAGTGCCAATTGCCAAGTATCCAACACTTTACATGAATGTCAGACATGGTAAAAATGTagacatatgtacatacatgtgtgtgtgtgtgtgtgtgtgtgtatatagaCACACATAATCTAACTGAAAGGAAGTGAAGGAGGGGCAGCACctcaaaggaaataaagaatttgataaagaataaaataatatcctttttgttcaaaaaaaaaaaagaaaaaaagaaaggggaacAATAACTTAGAAGCAGTCAAGGTGTGTTGTCGTCACATCAGTGTCTAAAGAAGGCATAGGCATTTCTTTGTTATAGAAGTATCCAAGTAATTAGATAATATGTGCATGTTTCCAGTATAGAATTGCAAAGAAAAGCACAAGTCAGTATAGGACACAGCAatgaaatagagaaagaaataagagcatgcataaagaagaagaatatcaGCAATGCCAATATAAATACCTGAAATCCATGTACAAAGACCACGAATGACAATTGACGACCGTTTCTTCTTCGTCCAGTACCAACTGACTTCCATACATGCTTAGAAACTGGTCTGGCATGTGAATCAGAATTATCTTTCAACTCGGCATTGTTGATCAACAAACTTCCAGTAACTCCCTTATCCAAACTTTTGATTTTGTGTTGCTCTACAGCAATAACTGGAACATGAGAAGGATCGCCAAAAATGTACATGTCTTGAATCGAGCGATTGTTGATCTGCACAAGATCCTTATACTTTCAAACTGTAATATCCACTTCACTATTAAATGAACCTTAATTAATCAGCGACGCCATTGAAGTTTTCTGCACATAATGAAATAAGATACCTTCATTTGTGCGATAGTCCGTCTGTGTAGCTCAGCACGAGAGATAACATTTTGCAACGGCTGAACCCGAAGaatgagaaaacagaaaaggaaagaaagaaaatcaaattcatccTTTGTTACTGACAGTTCCATGAGCAACTCATAAGTTAGACCTACAGGTGATCTACAACTCCCAAAGTAATTACCCACATAAATTAAGAAGTTCAACTGTGACATACATCATCACCCGCCTTCCGTAGGACATTAACTTTTCCAAGCACTGCATAATGAGATGCTTCAACCCCATTTTTAATCTTGTGACTAGGGGTTTCTACTGTGGAATTGATCATCCATATTGACCATTCAGCCCTCCTATCATTGCTCCATACTTCACGAAGATATTCAACAATCTTTGCTCTGTTCATTCTGAATATTAGAGCATAAACCATTTGATTAGAACAATATGTTGTCCAGATCAAAACAAGTGACCTAATTGCTTAACCTAAATCTGCAATTGCTGCAAAACAGCAAAAACAGTCACCCAAAGATGATGAACGTTTACAAATTTAGAACCACTTTAATACTTAAGCGTGTAACAACCAAACGAGGGAAAAATGAAAGACAGACTTCATGAAAGACACTAtagcaaaataaaatattggcagAAATATCAATctactttttattatttctaattGCTCATTAAAGAAAGCAACATAAACTGAAACAGAAAGGAAGAGCTTTTTAATTTCCCAACATACCTAAGATACATGCTATTACACCTATTGTAAAAACTAAATATATGGTGTTATTACCAACAACAAGTTTATTTACAAAAGTCGTCTTACACACAGTGGGAAAGATGCTAATGCAAGCTATCAACAAAGTAACCTAATTGATGTCACAAGCTAAGAGAATCCAGAAAGGTTACAAACTGCATCACTATGGCAAAAGGAACAACGAATTAGCAGGAAGTAAAATCTGCTATACTGTTTGTTATGTTGCCACATTTTATTTGCAATAACTTAATGGTATAAGCAGAAAGCATGAATTAATGCTATGACATGTACAAAACCTTTGTCAAGGGATTCTATCATGAGACTGAATATAAGCTGCTATAATCATGACGAACAAATGGAGTAAGAATCATACCTGTGGAACTTCAGAAATGCATTCCATATCAAAGAAAGTTGGTACCCCAGGCAATGAAATGCATCCAGAAGTTCTTCACTGGACAGTGATTTCATTACAACTGCATTAGCACCAAGATCGTTCCTCCCACTTACATTCTGGATAATGTGAAGCAATCAATCTGAATTATGGGCTGAAAAGCAGACAGACAAAGATGCAGACTTCCAAATTAATCAAGTACCTGAAGAGAATTAGATTCATTTTCATCCTGTCTACCCTCATTCCTTTCTTTCATACTCCCAGAATCCAGGGTGTTTGAATGCCGTTGCGAAGGATATGAAATCATCTGATTCCAACTCATACCGGATGGAACATCCACCAAATCATCAATTGCATAGTCAAATATTTTGCTGAGCTTCTCTAGTTCTTCAAGAAGTATGTTACGTGAATCATACAATGCCTTCACACATTTGAGTTCTGTTCTGCCAAGTGATAGTCCTCCTCCTGAAGCCTAAGCATTTAAATGAAACATTAACGGTGTAAAAAGTTCTAAGAAACCCACTAAATATGACACTGAAGAAAAGAGTTTCATGAGAAgccaaagaaaagcaaaattctTCTTATTTCATTAGGCCATTTTAACATGTTGAACATCAAAGTGGGTAGGATGTGATGGTGAAGGCCGTCCCCAAACATGAAGTAACCATCTTGAAGGCCGTCCCCAAATATGAAGTAACTACAGAAAAAGTTCCATTAATTGTCATGGTAATAGCAAATAATTATTTCACTTTTGATGCCTATTTTCCCAAATGAAAGAAACACCAATTttaatcatttcattaaaaCTTTGTTACTATTTCACAAAATTGCAATTCCATGTTCAACATCATGgaaaa
Coding sequences:
- the LOC116258892 gene encoding uncharacterized protein LOC116258892 isoform X1; the protein is MFRRFRNFIGLNSKGAAAVTPTRRLIDAGSVHRGAAVNPGMFELAQEVGVYIHRFHNLDLFQQGWYQIKITMRWEDGEHRSPGTPARVVQYEAPDLGSDDIYTIWRISDIDHSFSTQPFRIKYARQDVHLSVMISFNLALDLDESSSASAVILKFELHYAPISEDISELQASLDSSTAAVHELRVPPKALLGLHSYCPLHFDAFHAVLVDMSMHTVLLKAGTSVTPQKLISDHQINEIFAVAEYGEHYQASGGGLSLGRTELKCVKALYDSRNILLEELEKLSKIFDYAIDDLVDVPSGMSWNQMISYPSQRHSNTLDSGSMKERNEGRQDENESNSLQNVSGRNDLGANAVVMKSLSSEELLDAFHCLGYQLSLIWNAFLKFHRMNRAKIVEYLREVWSNDRRAEWSIWMINSTVETPSHKIKNGVEASHYAVLGKVNVLRKAGDDPLQNVISRAELHRRTIAQMKINNRSIQDMYIFGDPSHVPVIAVEQHKIKSLDKGVTGSLLINNAELKDNSDSHARPVSKHVWKSVGTGRRRNGRQLSFVVFVHGFQGHHLDLRLVRNQWLLIDPGAECLMSEVNEDRTTGDFREMGERLAEEVARFLKKKMEARSGTYKCVKLSFVGHSIGNLILRSAITEPVMEPYLKYLHTYMSISGPHLGYLYSSNTLFNSGLWLLKKLKGAHCIHQLTFSDDADMHNTFLYKLCKQKTLENFKNIILLSSPQDGYVPYHSARIEFCQAATSDSKRGSIFSEMLNSCLDQINAPSIEPRTFMRCDVNFDTSTQGRSLNTIIGRAAHIEFLETDVFAKFIMWSFTELFT
- the LOC116258892 gene encoding uncharacterized protein LOC116258892 isoform X2; this encodes MFRRFRNFIGLNSKGAAAVTPTRRLIDAGSVHRGAAVNPGMFELAQEVGVYIHRFHNLDLFQQGWYQIKITMRWEDGEHRSPGTPARVVQYEAPDLGSDDIYTIWRISDIDHSFSTQPFRIKYARQDVHLSVMISFNLALDLDESSSASAVILKFELHYAPISEDISELQASLDSSTAAVHELRVPPKALLGLHSYCPLHFDAFHAVLVDMSMHTVLLKAGTSVTPQKLISDHQINEIFAVAEYGEHYQASGGGLSLGRTELKCVKALYDSRNILLEELEKLSKIFDYAIDDLVDVPSGMSWNQMISYPSQRHSNTLDSGSMKERNEGRQDENESNSLQNVSGRNDLGANAVVMKSLSSEELLDAFHCLGYQLSLIWNAFLKFHRMNRAKIVEYLREVWSNDRRAEWSIWMINSTVETPSHKIKNGVEASHYAVLGKVNVLRKAGDDPLQNVISRAELHRRTIAQMKINNRSIQDMYIFGDPSHVPVIAVEQHKIKSLDKGVTGSLLINNAELKDNSDSHARPVSKHVWKSVGTGRRRNGRQLSFVVFVHGFQGHHLDLRLVRNQWLLIDPGAECLMSEVNEDRTTGDFREMGERLAEEVARFLKKKMEARSGTYKCVKLSFVGHSIGNLILRSAITEPVMEPYLKYLHTYMSISGPHLGYLYSSNTLFNSGLWLLKKLKGAHCIHQLTFSDDADMHNTFLYKLCKKTLENFKNIILLSSPQDGYVPYHSARIEFCQAATSDSKRGSIFSEMLNSCLDQINAPSIEPRTFMRCDVNFDTSTQGRSLNTIIGRAAHIEFLETDVFAKFIMWSFTELFT